The genome window TCATTCTCCAAGCTAGAAGCTTGCAGTGGGCTAATGTAGTCAACCTGGATATTTTGACCTATGCCAGTAACCTGCAAACCCTGGCAGAGTTGCAAAACGACCCCGGTTATCATTTCGTCAAAGGCGATATTGGCAACTCAGAACTGATAGCTTATTTGTTAGAGCAACATCAGCCTGATGCAGTCATCAATTTCGCTGCTGAAACTCATGTGGATCGCTCGATCCTAGGTCCTGAGAGTTTCATTAGAACCAATGTTGTGGGCACATTCCAGTTGCTAGAGGCAAGCAGAGCCTATTGGCAGAAATTATCGCCATCCAAACGAGACAAATTTCGCTTCTTGCAAATCTCCACAGATGAAGTCTATGGCTCTCTCCGCTCTACTGACCCAGCCTTTCGGGAAGATACCCCCTACTCCCCCAATAGCCCCTATGCCGCCTCTAAAGCAGGGGCCGACCATCTAGTGCGGGCTTACTATCACACCTATGGCTTGCCGACTTTAACCACCAACTGCTCCAATAATTATGGCCCGCGCCAGTTTCCTGAAAAGCTGATTCCTCTGACCATTCTCAATGCGCTAGATGGCAAAGCTTTGCCCGTTTATGGAGATGGTCTAAATGTTAGAGATTGGCTCTATGTGACCGATCACTGTGAGGCGGTTTATCTTGTTTTAGAACACGGCAAGATTGGTGAAACCTACAACATTGGTGGGCGAAACGAGCAAACCAATTTGGCCGTAGTTGAGAAGATTTGTGCAAGTCTCGATAGCCTGGCTCCTCAAGCGGGTTTGCACCGTTCTAATCTGATTGCCTTTGTTAAAGATCGGCCTGGGCATGACCGGCGTTACGCGATCAACTGCGACAAAATTAGCCACGAACTGGGATGGCAACCCAAAGAAGATTTCGATAGCGGTCTACAGAAAACCGTCGACTGGTATCTCAACAACCCAGTGTGGGTAGAGCAAGTGCGTTCTGGTGCTTACCAGGATTGGATTAGCCAGAATTATGAGAACCGGAAAGGGTAAGATTGCCCTTAGCTCAGATATTTAGCTCAGATACTTAGCTCAGACATAAGATAAGAGGATTTCGGATGAAGGGAATCATTCTGGCGGGCGGCTCAGGTACAAGGCTCTATCCGTTAACCCATGTGGTTAGCAAGCAGCTGATGCCCGTTTACGATAAACCGATGATCTACTATCCTCTGTCGGTGCTGATGCTTGCGGGGATTCGGGAGATTTTGATTATCTCTACTCCCTTAGATTTGCCGCAGTTCCAACGCTTGCTGAAGGATGGCAGCCAGTGGGGATTGCAGTTCAGTTATGTTGAACAGCCGAAGCCAGAAGGCTTGGCGCAAGCTTTTATTCTAGGCAAAGACTTTATTGGGGATGAACCGGTTTGCTTGATTTTGGGTGACAACATTTTCTATGGGCATGGCTTCAGTGAGGTCTTGAGCCGAGCCACTAAATTGCAGAAAGGGGGCCTAGTCTTCGGTTATCAAGTTAAGAATCCCCAAGCTTATGGGGTGCTCGAATTTGATGAGCACGGTCAGGTGATTAGTATCCAAGAAAAGCCGAGCTCGCCCAAATCTAAATACGCGATACCGGGCATTTATTTCTATGATGCCAATGTTGCAGAAATGGCTGCGGGCTTGAAACCCTCCGCTCGCAATGAGTTAGAAATTACTGACCTGAATTTGGCTTATCTCCGCCAAGGTCAATTGCGAGTTGAACTGCTAGGACGAGGCTATGCCTGGCTTGACACAGGCACTCATGAATCTCTCCATCAAGCTGCTAACTTCATTGAAACCTTGGAGCAACGGCAGGGGTTAAAGATCGCTTGCGTCGAGGAAATAGCCTATCGTCAGGGCTACATCGACTTAGATCAGCTGTGTCGGCTAGCTGAAGCCGTTGGCAAAAGTAGCTATGGTCACTATCTGCTAGAGATCGTCAATGATGACAGCAATACCAATTCAGGGCCAGCCTATCAAACTGCATCTCATCGTTCAGGACAATCTTCTGAGAAGTTCCTAGGCTTAGGAGTGTGAATCAATGGAAATTTTAGAAACCGAAATTCCTGATGTGCTCCTGCTGCAACCCAAGGTTTATGGCGATGAACGTGGTTTTTTTTACGAGAGCTACAACGAGCGCGTCCTCCTAGAAAAAGCAGGAATCGTAGCGAAATTTGTGCAGGACAACCACTCTTGCTCGGCCCAAAACGTGTTGCGCGGTCTCCACTACCAAATTCAACAGCCGCAGGGAAAATTGGTAAGAGTGGTTGTCGGTTCTGTGTTCGATGTAGTAGTCGATTTGCGAAAAAGCTCCGCAACTTTTGGCCGACATACCTGCGTGCATCTAGTCGCTGAAGAGAAGCAACAACTTTGGATCCCGCCCGGTTTTGCTCACGGCTTTCTAGTTCTGTCGGATCGGGCTGAATTTCTGTATAAAACAACCGATTACTACGCGCCAGAACACGAGCGCTGCCTCCATTGGGACGACCCTACTCTGGCAATTGCTTGGCCGCTACAAGCGGAGCCCATCTTATCAGCCAAAGATCGCTCAGGGCGATGGCTGCAAGAGGCTGAGGTATTTGAGTGAACAGAATTTTGTTGGTTGGTGCTGACGGTCAAGTCGGTTGGGAGTTGCAGCGCACTTTGCTCACGCTGGGAGATGTGATTGCCGTGGGGCGTAACACCAGCCAGAGTGCCCTACGGGTAGACCTCGCCGCTCCAGATACGATTCAGCAAGTTGTTCGTGAGCTAAAGCCTAGTCTGATTGTTAATGCCGCTGCCTACACAGCTGTGGATAAAGCTGAACAGGAGGTTGAATTAGCTGAAAAGGTCAACGCTGTAGCGCCTGGCATTTTGGCAGAGGAGGCCAAACGCTTGGGGGCAGCAATCGTTCATTATTCGACTGATTATGTCTTTAATGGCAGCAGCGATATTCCTTATACCGAACAAGATCAACCTGACCCGCTCAACACCTATGGCAGAACTAAGCTGATAGGGGAACAGGCAATCCAAGCCGTAGGTTTGCCCCATTTGATTCTGAGAACTAGTTGGGTTTATGGCCTGCGGGGCCGTAACTTTTTGCTCACCATGCTCAAGTTGGCCCAGGAACGGGAAGAGTTGCGGATCGTTAGTGACCAGATCGGTGCACCCACCTGGAGCCGAACCATTGCTGAGGCGACTGCTCAGGTTCTGGCTAGCTCTATGCGAGATCCAGAGAGGTTTTGGGCTGAGCAGGCAGGCTTGTACCATCTAACTGCCGTGGGGCGAACCAGTTGGCATGGTTTTGCAGAAGCGATTTTTCAGTTGCAACGGCTTAAAACGCTAAACCTAAAAGCGCTAGTTGCCATTCCTTCAGAGCAGTATCCAACCCCAGCCAAGCGACCGGCTTATTCTCAATTGGACACAAGCAAGTTATCTGAAACCTTTGGTCTCAAGCTCCCTGAATGGCGGCGGGCTCTAGAGCTAGCCCTTGATATCTCCAGCAACTCTGTTGAGTAGTAACCCGCGTCTATTTGTCCATTTAGATAGCAAGTAACACTCATTGACTAGTTCAGTTCACGGCCTACAGTAGAGAGCAGGCTGATGCCACTCTCTCACGTCTCTCATTGCTGGAGGTGCCCCCTTGATCGTTGTCATCGATAACTACGACAGCTTTACCTACAACTTGGTGCAATACCTGGGCGAACTAGGCAGCGAGTTTCCAGTGGCACAGGACTGCCGCGTCTTCCGCAACGACCAGATCAGCCTAGAGGAATTGCGGGCGCTAAACCCGGAGGGGATTGTCATTTCGCCTGGACCAGGGCGGCCTGAAGATGCCGGAATTTCGCCGGAGGTCATTCGTGATTTGGGACCGCAGATCCCGTTGTTGGGCGTGTGCTTGGGCCATCAGGGCATTGGCCTGGTTTTTGGGGGGCAGATTGTCTCCGCTCCCGAACTGATGCATGGTAAGACTTCTGCGATTCAGCACACTGGGAAGGGTGTGTTTGCTGACCTGGAAAGTCCGTTCACTGCCACGCGCTATCACAGCCTAGTGATTGACCGCGAGAGTTGCCCATCCGTCTTGGAAATAACGGCCTGGACCGAGGATGGCACGATTATGGGTGTTCGACACCAGGAGTATCCCCACATTGAAGGTGTGCAGTTCCACCCGGAAAGCATTCTCACGCCCTACGGCAAGGATTTGATGCGC of Leptolyngbya sp. FACHB-261 contains these proteins:
- a CDS encoding aminodeoxychorismate/anthranilate synthase component II — its product is MIVVIDNYDSFTYNLVQYLGELGSEFPVAQDCRVFRNDQISLEELRALNPEGIVISPGPGRPEDAGISPEVIRDLGPQIPLLGVCLGHQGIGLVFGGQIVSAPELMHGKTSAIQHTGKGVFADLESPFTATRYHSLVIDRESCPSVLEITAWTEDGTIMGVRHQEYPHIEGVQFHPESILTPYGKDLMRNFLKSLKPQPVTVGV
- the rfbB gene encoding dTDP-glucose 4,6-dehydratase, encoding MQTFLVTGGAGFIGANFILQARSLQWANVVNLDILTYASNLQTLAELQNDPGYHFVKGDIGNSELIAYLLEQHQPDAVINFAAETHVDRSILGPESFIRTNVVGTFQLLEASRAYWQKLSPSKRDKFRFLQISTDEVYGSLRSTDPAFREDTPYSPNSPYAASKAGADHLVRAYYHTYGLPTLTTNCSNNYGPRQFPEKLIPLTILNALDGKALPVYGDGLNVRDWLYVTDHCEAVYLVLEHGKIGETYNIGGRNEQTNLAVVEKICASLDSLAPQAGLHRSNLIAFVKDRPGHDRRYAINCDKISHELGWQPKEDFDSGLQKTVDWYLNNPVWVEQVRSGAYQDWISQNYENRKG
- the rfbD gene encoding dTDP-4-dehydrorhamnose reductase, whose amino-acid sequence is MNRILLVGADGQVGWELQRTLLTLGDVIAVGRNTSQSALRVDLAAPDTIQQVVRELKPSLIVNAAAYTAVDKAEQEVELAEKVNAVAPGILAEEAKRLGAAIVHYSTDYVFNGSSDIPYTEQDQPDPLNTYGRTKLIGEQAIQAVGLPHLILRTSWVYGLRGRNFLLTMLKLAQEREELRIVSDQIGAPTWSRTIAEATAQVLASSMRDPERFWAEQAGLYHLTAVGRTSWHGFAEAIFQLQRLKTLNLKALVAIPSEQYPTPAKRPAYSQLDTSKLSETFGLKLPEWRRALELALDISSNSVE
- the rfbC gene encoding dTDP-4-dehydrorhamnose 3,5-epimerase, which translates into the protein MEILETEIPDVLLLQPKVYGDERGFFYESYNERVLLEKAGIVAKFVQDNHSCSAQNVLRGLHYQIQQPQGKLVRVVVGSVFDVVVDLRKSSATFGRHTCVHLVAEEKQQLWIPPGFAHGFLVLSDRAEFLYKTTDYYAPEHERCLHWDDPTLAIAWPLQAEPILSAKDRSGRWLQEAEVFE
- the rfbA gene encoding glucose-1-phosphate thymidylyltransferase RfbA, producing MKGIILAGGSGTRLYPLTHVVSKQLMPVYDKPMIYYPLSVLMLAGIREILIISTPLDLPQFQRLLKDGSQWGLQFSYVEQPKPEGLAQAFILGKDFIGDEPVCLILGDNIFYGHGFSEVLSRATKLQKGGLVFGYQVKNPQAYGVLEFDEHGQVISIQEKPSSPKSKYAIPGIYFYDANVAEMAAGLKPSARNELEITDLNLAYLRQGQLRVELLGRGYAWLDTGTHESLHQAANFIETLEQRQGLKIACVEEIAYRQGYIDLDQLCRLAEAVGKSSYGHYLLEIVNDDSNTNSGPAYQTASHRSGQSSEKFLGLGV